A genome region from Paludibacterium sp. B53371 includes the following:
- a CDS encoding PleD family two-component system response regulator, with protein sequence MSEIKTILLVDDDPMYRMLTADALTPHYRLLEAESGADALMLAREYVPALVLLDITLADQDGFQVCRQLKQHAALAQVPVVFISANVSLSDRLAAYEAGGEDFIGKPVEPDELRAKVSLTLKNVAERLRLESGARDAMGVAMTAMSSASELGVLLGILRRCFAVSDESGLAACVRLQTSAGVYGRSQQGVLTRVEAGVLDLLSTGERIVSLGRQSVFNYGGLTLLIKNMPDQEPDRAGRLRDHLAMLAEGGQACLRMIEAMNQLRVRERARAHFGEQAMAALAEIDATFHRHQSQTEAWLESTLTELQMAFPTLGLTDHQENIVLSLVGSAAERIAGQYAEGLDIAGHLHRLQALAGDNG encoded by the coding sequence ATGAGTGAAATCAAGACCATCCTGCTGGTGGATGATGATCCGATGTACCGCATGCTGACGGCCGATGCCCTGACGCCGCACTATCGCCTGCTGGAGGCAGAAAGCGGGGCCGATGCCCTGATGCTGGCGCGCGAGTATGTGCCGGCCCTGGTGTTGCTGGATATTACCCTGGCGGATCAGGACGGTTTTCAGGTCTGTCGCCAGCTCAAGCAGCATGCCGCCCTGGCCCAGGTGCCGGTGGTGTTCATCTCGGCCAATGTCAGCCTGTCTGACCGGCTGGCCGCCTATGAGGCCGGTGGTGAGGATTTCATCGGCAAGCCGGTCGAACCGGATGAGCTGCGCGCCAAGGTGTCGCTGACCCTGAAGAACGTGGCCGAGCGTCTGCGACTGGAAAGCGGGGCGCGGGATGCCATGGGCGTGGCGATGACGGCCATGTCTTCGGCCAGTGAGCTGGGGGTGTTGCTGGGGATTTTGCGTCGCTGCTTTGCCGTCAGCGACGAAAGCGGTCTGGCGGCCTGCGTGCGGCTGCAGACCAGCGCCGGGGTGTATGGCCGCAGCCAGCAGGGGGTACTGACCCGGGTCGAGGCCGGCGTGCTGGATCTGCTGTCCACCGGCGAGCGCATTGTCAGTCTGGGACGGCAGTCGGTGTTCAATTACGGGGGGCTGACCTTGCTGATCAAGAATATGCCGGATCAGGAACCGGATCGGGCCGGTCGGCTGCGCGACCATCTGGCGATGCTGGCCGAGGGGGGGCAGGCCTGCCTGCGCATGATCGAGGCCATGAACCAGCTGCGCGTGCGCGAACGCGCCCGGGCGCATTTTGGCGAGCAGGCCATGGCGGCGCTGGCCGAGATCGATGCCACCTTTCATCGCCATCAGAGCCAGACCGAAGCCTGGCTGGAAAGTACCCTGACTGAGTTGCAGATGGCATTCCCGACACTGGGACTGACCGACCACCAGGAAAACATCGTTCTGAGTCTGGTCGGCAGTGCCGCCGAACGCATTGCCGGTCAGTATGCGGAAGGGCTGGACATCGCCGGTCACCTGCATCGGCTGCAGGCGCTGGCTGGCGACAATGGCTGA
- a CDS encoding PAS domain S-box protein, with product MPGRLELRTLAGCWLLALLAVWLDRHALAALAWWPANAWLAGMLCRLPWRRSLPVLLLGLAGCQWIGGLGSGLPAAVMSILEVLSTIALLRHFDLPSRFHAGAMQMVLTLSVGAILPAMLGGVAGAVVSTWGYGEGFAAQALLFGQGHMLGALTALPLALWLSQPNQLRGPGMPAILHFGGGLLLVTLLDWLALRLLSSPFEVIIAVEVLASLLLSLNELFILLWLQTLLMSWALASGLYLPPPVLTEADQAMSALPLLLTPLPALIMAAAAWQRQQEQRLLSAAKLRLDTVLESMNEGIVIQAANGHIVGHNRRALEILGLEESQLLGRSSLDPAWHCIHEDGRPFPGGDHPAMQVLEHGVAIERVIMGVNLPSGDTRWIEINAHPMQEPSSGECMCVCTFSDISSERETALRLRAMQARYVGLVFNAPDAIITVDSQQTIVSANPAAGQLFGYSTADLIGQPLSILMATDSHERHTRLFERFASEEVYGRSMAGGRKVRAKRSDGSHFPLEVTLATVSLPEGKYFMAIGRDVTQREAYEQTLLELSQAIGQSPVGFVMIDRDGQIEYANRAYEQLTGLPNAELKEMALQALWQSADQGTVSAMPWRNAEGGQPWQGEVSQKRPDGREYQVFYVISPLFDAEGLVGKYVGVAQDVTDSKRTSAELEAHRHHLEALVEERTRDLLEAKEAAESATRLKSTFLANMSHEIRTPLNAIVGFAHLVRNQEQNPRAQAWLDKIDSAAQHLLAIINDVLDFSKLEAGHVEIHSEPFSLQPLLEFIRDMVMPRLADKPVSFEIRVEGTVPANWLGDSLRIGQILGNFVSNAAKFTAEGRIELVVREEGREGELVWLRFEVLDSGIGIDPAQFARLFVPFVQADASITRRFGGTGLGLALSRSLAQLMGGSVGGESRPGGGSCFWLTLPLRPMETPQAEAVLAEETGDLPVPLRFAGHVLIAEDNPLNQDFMQGLMQDLGLSCKVVGDGQSAVAACLDESFDLVLMDMQMPVMDGLSATRELRQFAQTRHLPILALTANAYAEDRDACLQAGMNDFLSKPIEPLVLRERLARYLPAAAASDAERIALPEAPAALFGPLGQRLQQAGLVDFAYLEKMTKGNPDTIERVLGMFLQHHVPLAAGLPALLAGGDLSAATRIVHTLKGTGMSLGADALRLAAERLEGVLRGDTPAQADCGALCHEVARLERVLLGPQAAEDGEAAEQRLRHRLQTHDVESAAWLAQQRAAFLWMHEEDFQYLLRLVDSFEFGPALRFFDQRSLAAKEAP from the coding sequence ATGCCCGGACGACTTGAACTGCGCACTCTGGCGGGCTGCTGGTTGCTGGCGCTGCTGGCCGTCTGGCTGGACCGGCATGCCCTGGCCGCGCTGGCCTGGTGGCCGGCCAATGCCTGGCTGGCCGGCATGTTGTGCCGCCTGCCCTGGCGGCGCAGCCTGCCCGTGCTGCTGCTGGGGCTGGCTGGTTGCCAATGGATAGGCGGACTGGGCAGCGGACTGCCGGCGGCCGTGATGTCCATACTGGAAGTGCTCAGTACCATTGCCCTGCTGCGCCATTTTGATCTGCCCTCCCGTTTCCATGCCGGGGCCATGCAGATGGTGCTCACGCTGAGTGTCGGTGCCATCCTGCCTGCCATGCTCGGTGGTGTGGCCGGCGCCGTGGTGTCGACCTGGGGATATGGCGAGGGGTTTGCCGCCCAGGCGCTGTTATTCGGTCAGGGACATATGCTGGGCGCCCTGACGGCCTTGCCGCTGGCGCTGTGGCTGAGTCAGCCGAATCAGCTGCGCGGCCCGGGCATGCCGGCGATCCTGCACTTTGGTGGCGGCCTGTTGCTGGTGACCTTGCTGGATTGGCTGGCGCTGCGTCTGTTGTCCTCCCCGTTCGAAGTCATTATTGCCGTCGAAGTACTGGCCAGCCTGCTGCTCAGCCTGAATGAGCTGTTCATCCTGCTGTGGTTGCAGACCCTGTTGATGAGCTGGGCACTGGCCAGTGGCCTGTATCTGCCACCGCCGGTACTCACCGAGGCCGATCAGGCCATGTCGGCTCTGCCGCTGCTGCTGACGCCCTTGCCTGCGCTGATCATGGCGGCGGCCGCCTGGCAGCGGCAACAGGAACAACGCCTGCTGTCGGCCGCCAAGCTTCGCCTGGATACCGTGCTGGAGTCGATGAACGAAGGGATTGTCATCCAGGCAGCCAATGGCCATATCGTCGGCCACAACCGGCGGGCGCTGGAAATTCTCGGCCTGGAGGAGTCTCAGTTGCTCGGCCGCAGCTCGCTCGACCCTGCCTGGCACTGCATTCATGAAGATGGCCGCCCGTTTCCGGGGGGGGATCACCCGGCCATGCAGGTGCTGGAGCATGGTGTGGCGATCGAGCGGGTGATCATGGGGGTGAATCTGCCCAGCGGAGATACCCGCTGGATCGAGATCAACGCCCACCCGATGCAGGAGCCCAGCTCGGGCGAGTGCATGTGCGTCTGCACTTTCTCTGATATCAGCAGCGAGCGTGAAACCGCCCTGCGCCTGCGCGCCATGCAGGCGCGGTATGTCGGACTGGTGTTCAATGCCCCGGATGCCATCATCACCGTCGACAGCCAGCAGACCATCGTCTCGGCCAACCCGGCCGCCGGCCAGCTGTTTGGCTACAGCACTGCCGACCTGATCGGGCAGCCGCTGTCGATTCTGATGGCGACTGACAGTCACGAGCGCCATACCCGCCTTTTCGAGCGCTTTGCCAGTGAAGAAGTTTATGGCCGCAGCATGGCCGGCGGGCGCAAGGTGCGCGCGAAGCGCAGTGATGGCAGTCACTTCCCGCTCGAAGTGACGCTGGCGACCGTCAGCCTGCCCGAGGGCAAATACTTCATGGCCATTGGCCGCGATGTGACACAGCGCGAGGCCTACGAGCAGACCCTGCTGGAGCTGTCGCAGGCCATCGGTCAGAGTCCGGTCGGGTTTGTCATGATCGACCGCGACGGACAGATCGAGTATGCCAACCGTGCCTATGAGCAACTGACCGGCCTGCCGAATGCCGAGCTCAAGGAGATGGCGTTGCAGGCGCTGTGGCAGTCTGCTGATCAGGGGACGGTTTCGGCCATGCCCTGGCGCAACGCCGAGGGCGGCCAGCCCTGGCAGGGTGAAGTGAGTCAGAAACGACCAGATGGCCGTGAGTATCAGGTTTTTTACGTCATTTCGCCGCTGTTTGATGCGGAGGGGCTGGTCGGCAAATACGTTGGCGTGGCGCAGGACGTGACCGACAGCAAGCGCACCAGCGCCGAGCTGGAGGCGCATCGTCACCATCTTGAAGCGCTGGTCGAGGAGCGGACCCGTGATTTGCTGGAGGCCAAGGAAGCGGCCGAAAGTGCCACCCGGCTGAAGAGTACCTTTCTGGCCAATATGAGCCATGAAATCCGCACCCCGCTCAATGCCATCGTCGGTTTCGCCCATCTGGTGCGCAACCAGGAGCAGAATCCGCGTGCCCAGGCCTGGCTGGACAAGATCGACAGCGCGGCTCAGCACCTGCTGGCCATCATCAATGATGTGCTGGACTTCTCCAAACTGGAGGCCGGCCATGTGGAAATCCACAGCGAGCCATTCAGCCTGCAACCCTTGCTGGAATTCATCCGCGATATGGTGATGCCGCGGCTGGCCGACAAGCCGGTCAGCTTCGAAATCCGGGTCGAGGGGACGGTGCCGGCCAATTGGCTGGGGGACAGCCTGCGCATCGGACAGATTCTGGGGAACTTCGTCAGCAATGCTGCCAAATTTACCGCCGAGGGCCGGATCGAACTGGTGGTGCGCGAGGAGGGCCGGGAGGGTGAGCTGGTGTGGCTGCGCTTCGAGGTCCTGGACAGCGGCATCGGGATCGACCCGGCCCAATTTGCCCGGCTGTTCGTGCCTTTTGTCCAGGCGGATGCCTCGATTACCCGACGTTTCGGTGGCACCGGCCTCGGCCTGGCGCTCAGCCGCAGTCTGGCGCAACTGATGGGCGGTTCGGTCGGAGGCGAGAGCCGGCCCGGTGGCGGCAGCTGCTTCTGGCTGACCCTGCCGCTGCGCCCCATGGAGACGCCGCAGGCGGAAGCGGTGCTGGCCGAGGAGACAGGGGACCTGCCGGTACCACTGCGGTTTGCCGGACATGTGCTGATCGCCGAAGACAATCCGCTCAACCAGGATTTCATGCAGGGACTGATGCAGGATCTGGGGCTGAGCTGCAAGGTGGTTGGCGATGGCCAGAGTGCGGTGGCCGCCTGTCTGGACGAGTCGTTCGATCTGGTGTTGATGGACATGCAGATGCCGGTGATGGATGGCCTCAGTGCCACCCGCGAGCTGCGTCAGTTCGCTCAGACACGTCATTTGCCGATCCTGGCCCTGACCGCCAACGCCTATGCCGAAGACCGCGATGCCTGCCTGCAGGCCGGCATGAACGACTTTCTCAGCAAGCCGATCGAGCCGCTGGTGCTGCGCGAGCGCCTGGCGCGCTACCTGCCGGCGGCAGCTGCCAGCGATGCCGAGCGTATTGCCTTGCCGGAGGCTCCGGCGGCGCTCTTCGGCCCGCTGGGGCAGCGGCTGCAGCAAGCCGGGCTGGTGGATTTTGCCTACCTGGAAAAGATGACCAAGGGCAATCCCGACACCATCGAGCGCGTGCTGGGCATGTTCCTGCAGCACCATGTGCCGCTGGCGGCCGGCTTGCCGGCCTTGCTGGCCGGCGGGGATCTGAGCGCGGCGACCCGCATCGTGCATACCCTTAAGGGCACAGGCATGTCCCTGGGGGCGGACGCGTTGCGTCTGGCCGCTGAGCGACTGGAGGGGGTGTTGCGCGGCGACACCCCGGCGCAGGCAGACTGCGGGGCGCTGTGCCATGAAGTGGCGCGGCTGGAGCGCGTTCTGCTCGGTCCGCAGGCTGCCGAGGACGGGGAGGCTGCCGAACAGCGCCTGCGTCACCGTCTGCAGACGCATGATGTCGAGAGTGCCGCCTGGCTGGCACAACAGCGCGCGGCGTTTCTCTGGATGCATGAAGAGGATTTTCAATATCTGCTGCGGCTGGTCGACAGCTTTGAGTTCGGCCCGGCGCTGCGTTTCTTTGACCAACGAAGCCTGGCTGCAAAGGAAGCGCCATGA
- a CDS encoding enhanced serine sensitivity protein SseB C-terminal domain-containing protein, translated as MEVIRESPLEALLRQAAADPAHRPAFFAALLQAEVFIIGHTDLGPGETTIQAGSQLHIQHWQRPDGVSTIPFFTSLGLLQQAIEQESRYLALPARSLFVLTLGSALDLNPGSDCGKSFEAAEIRELLASGLTHAPEQREIREQTSVLLGQPLHDPQDLKQALSTLLLKHPPVQRAYLALMHDTSQSEQPHLVIGLEGEGDIEQVLREAGNVLADLLPAGEVADLLQIHANEGGLADYFHQSVVPFYQRGPWARFKAWWH; from the coding sequence ATGGAGGTGATTCGCGAAAGTCCACTGGAAGCTTTGCTGCGCCAGGCTGCCGCCGATCCGGCGCATCGGCCGGCGTTTTTCGCGGCGCTGCTGCAGGCCGAAGTGTTCATCATCGGCCATACCGATCTGGGGCCGGGCGAAACGACCATACAGGCCGGCAGCCAGCTGCATATCCAGCATTGGCAGCGTCCGGACGGGGTCAGTACCATTCCCTTCTTCACCTCGCTCGGCTTGCTGCAGCAGGCCATCGAGCAAGAGAGCCGCTACCTGGCGCTGCCGGCCCGCTCGCTGTTCGTGCTGACACTGGGCAGCGCACTGGATCTCAATCCCGGCTCGGACTGCGGCAAGTCATTCGAGGCCGCAGAAATCCGCGAGCTGCTGGCCAGCGGTCTGACCCATGCGCCGGAGCAGCGCGAAATCCGCGAGCAAACGAGCGTATTGCTGGGACAGCCTCTGCATGACCCGCAGGATCTCAAGCAGGCGCTGTCTACCCTGTTGCTCAAGCATCCGCCTGTGCAGCGCGCCTATCTGGCGCTGATGCACGACACCAGTCAGAGCGAGCAGCCACACCTGGTGATCGGCCTGGAGGGCGAGGGCGATATCGAGCAGGTCTTGCGCGAAGCCGGCAATGTGCTGGCTGACCTGCTGCCCGCCGGCGAAGTGGCCGACCTGCTGCAGATTCATGCCAATGAGGGTGGCCTGGCCGACTACTTTCATCAATCCGTTGTTCCCTTCTATCAGCGTGGCCCCTGGGCGCGCTTCAAAGCCTGGTGGCACTGA
- a CDS encoding Crp/Fnr family transcriptional regulator: protein MPHVDIAALLRHQPLFQALSPEQLSALLPHAQEVRADKGQVLFQKGDPCDGMYVVVFGRVKLSLFSAQGSEKVVEVIQPGQSFAEAVMFLGYPMPVLAQCLDDALLLKIDADGILQALSADADFARRLLAGMSMRLHGLVRDVERYSTESTLQRVSGYLLQSWREAGEPSQAFPLPLNKNLIASRLNLTPETFSRMLQRLMTAQLIQVNGREILVLNPAGLGEFAGEDGD from the coding sequence ATGCCCCACGTCGATATTGCTGCCCTGTTGCGTCACCAACCCCTGTTCCAGGCGCTCTCGCCCGAGCAACTGAGCGCCTTGCTGCCGCATGCGCAGGAAGTGCGCGCCGACAAGGGGCAGGTGCTGTTTCAGAAGGGGGATCCCTGCGATGGCATGTATGTGGTGGTCTTCGGTCGCGTCAAGCTGTCGCTGTTCTCTGCTCAGGGCAGCGAGAAGGTCGTGGAGGTGATCCAGCCCGGGCAGAGTTTTGCCGAGGCGGTGATGTTTCTTGGCTACCCGATGCCGGTGCTGGCGCAATGTCTGGATGATGCCTTGCTGCTGAAAATTGATGCGGATGGCATTCTGCAGGCCTTGTCGGCGGATGCTGATTTCGCCCGGCGCCTGCTGGCCGGCATGTCGATGCGACTGCACGGCCTGGTGCGTGATGTCGAGCGCTACTCGACCGAAAGCACCTTGCAGCGTGTCAGCGGCTATCTGCTGCAGAGCTGGCGCGAGGCCGGCGAGCCGTCACAGGCGTTTCCCCTGCCGCTGAATAAAAACCTGATTGCCTCGCGCCTCAACCTGACGCCGGAAACCTTCTCGCGCATGTTGCAGCGGTTAATGACGGCGCAGCTGATCCAGGTGAACGGCAGAGAGATTCTGGTACTCAATCCGGCCGGCCTGGGTGAGTTTGCGGGAGAGGATGGCGACTGA
- a CDS encoding hemerythrin domain-containing protein, which translates to MNAIERLIDQHRACDAHLVDCESAVRAGQWQPALSHWQAFETAMLAHFTLEETQLFPAFEDATGMRMGPTVVMRSEHEEMRALLTDVQAALSQQDAAAFLGHGETLLILMQQHNMKEENVLYPMCGQHVAGLESMVAEP; encoded by the coding sequence ATGAATGCCATAGAAAGACTGATCGACCAACACCGTGCCTGTGATGCCCATCTGGTGGACTGCGAGTCTGCCGTGCGCGCCGGCCAGTGGCAGCCGGCCCTGAGCCATTGGCAGGCTTTCGAAACTGCCATGCTGGCGCACTTCACACTGGAGGAGACACAGCTGTTTCCGGCTTTTGAAGACGCGACCGGTATGCGCATGGGGCCGACCGTGGTAATGCGCAGCGAGCATGAGGAAATGCGCGCGTTGTTGACCGATGTGCAGGCGGCGCTCAGCCAGCAGGATGCCGCCGCCTTTCTCGGCCATGGCGAGACGCTGCTGATCCTGATGCAGCAACATAATATGAAAGAAGAAAACGTTCTCTATCCGATGTGCGGCCAGCATGTGGCCGGGCTGGAGTCGATGGTGGCCGAGCCATGA
- a CDS encoding DUF2249 domain-containing protein, with the protein MNARDLRHLVPPQPMEIILEDIESLQAGQALAYILPHHPVPLFPLLNQAGVQHHCSLTEDGGVLITLTRT; encoded by the coding sequence ATGAACGCCCGCGACTTGCGTCATCTGGTACCGCCACAACCGATGGAGATCATTCTGGAAGACATTGAGTCACTGCAGGCAGGCCAGGCGCTGGCGTATATCCTGCCGCACCACCCGGTGCCACTGTTCCCGCTGCTGAACCAGGCCGGAGTACAGCATCACTGCAGTCTGACCGAGGATGGTGGGGTGCTGATCACCCTGACCCGGACATGA
- a CDS encoding ATP-binding protein, protein MPDDALHYPRQKLAESVLMMLDSGLSSALTLFAPRRMGKTEFLLKDLLPLAEQHGWRVGYHSFMEDDGHGGAHHFPAMLAAFADEEHWLARTLDKIGSHLLIRGQWGPASIENRPPSPTAPLPAVSQLIGDLAAQKKPVLLLLDEIQELARRSGSATLIASLRTGLDLHRDRVKVIFTGSSQAGLRAMFGDARAPFFHFATLIDFPPLDEGFTRHMAQGYQRITRRPLDEAALWQAFLQLGRVPLHLRALVEELALNPERTLTEALTARLNLLSDTSAFESRWLGLAPLEQSLLRAIAAGQHSPYRQGSRVALAAELGLPTLTPSQVQTALRKLERRDVVTRDAQGWRLADPVFAEWLKEHD, encoded by the coding sequence ATGCCGGATGATGCCCTGCACTACCCGCGTCAGAAACTGGCCGAATCGGTGTTGATGATGCTCGACAGCGGCCTGTCTTCTGCCCTGACGCTGTTTGCGCCGCGCCGCATGGGCAAGACCGAATTCCTGCTCAAGGATCTGTTGCCGCTGGCGGAACAGCATGGCTGGCGCGTCGGCTATCACAGTTTCATGGAGGATGACGGCCATGGCGGGGCTCACCACTTTCCGGCCATGCTGGCCGCCTTTGCCGACGAGGAACACTGGCTGGCGCGGACGCTGGACAAGATCGGCAGTCATCTGCTGATCCGTGGCCAGTGGGGGCCGGCCAGCATTGAAAACCGTCCGCCATCCCCGACGGCACCGCTGCCCGCCGTCAGCCAGTTGATCGGCGACCTGGCCGCACAGAAGAAACCGGTCCTGTTGCTGCTGGATGAAATCCAGGAGCTGGCTCGCCGCAGTGGCAGCGCGACGCTGATCGCCTCGCTGCGCACGGGACTGGATCTGCATCGTGACCGGGTCAAGGTGATCTTTACCGGCTCATCACAAGCCGGCTTGCGCGCCATGTTCGGCGATGCCCGTGCCCCGTTTTTTCACTTTGCCACCCTGATCGACTTCCCGCCGCTGGACGAAGGCTTCACCCGCCACATGGCGCAAGGCTACCAGCGCATCACCCGTCGCCCCCTGGATGAGGCCGCGTTGTGGCAGGCCTTCCTGCAACTGGGTCGGGTCCCACTGCATCTGCGCGCGCTGGTGGAAGAGCTGGCATTGAACCCCGAGCGCACGCTGACCGAGGCCCTGACGGCACGGCTGAACCTGTTGTCGGATACCAGCGCCTTTGAAAGCCGCTGGCTGGGGCTGGCGCCGCTGGAGCAAAGCCTGTTGCGCGCCATTGCCGCCGGCCAGCACAGCCCGTATCGCCAGGGCAGCCGGGTGGCACTGGCGGCCGAGCTGGGCCTGCCGACGCTGACGCCCTCTCAGGTTCAGACGGCACTGCGCAAGCTGGAGCGGCGGGATGTGGTGACCCGCGACGCGCAGGGCTGGCGTCTGGCCGATCCGGTCTTTGCCGAATGGCTGAAGGAACACGACTGA
- a CDS encoding PTS sugar transporter subunit IIC/EAL domain-containing protein has translation MLGSLVDDARVDALLGFFERLGQQAFFIAIRRGLAFSLPPIMVGALIILLRHFPSLVLQRFFSQLLGEQWFATLDDVAQVAFSMVPLAILAGYASTRTEMFNEQHQSRTAIPPLITSVVMMACLLIVSVPGSTGSWSGVLSVERGLLAAIVIAALGSPLFLSLASIPRLQLSLGSAGFDPMVRDIVAMTPAAMCTILLFCGLRALLLAWGFDDLHAYQTHLLGLIFTGHQDPLHFVLSYVSIGQLLWFFGLHGPNILAPVTNTLLIPSSLANVQIAGHGAGSYYIVTREFIDAFARLGGSGSTLCLIAAIQLGCQDRGIRRFALFALIPAAFNINEPLLFGIPLILNPVYLIPFVCAPLLQICLAYAATQLGLIPCTTQLTVWTTPPLLNVYAMTHSLTAVWVQGLCLLLGTLIYLPFVRLSDTLRARRSRLLLRALASAAEMTDAGGTERKVLSLPGELGLLAEALAFDLQKALQHPGELFLEYQPQIMADRREVYGVEALLRWAHPVYGRIPPPLVIALAEDIGCLDELGMFVLSSACQQRAAWSGLVPAQLKMSVNISPRQLINREFATQVLQTLSGYRLDAPLLELEITETTALEPDDFSLSALQDVRHSGVRIALDDFGMGHTSLRYLRDLPIDTIKIDKSLTRCIGEETSSQIVRSIVELSHSLAMATIVEGVEDETQLAQCLALGCDCFQGYLFSPPLPAERCLDYIRALPGDNVPGLPAND, from the coding sequence ATGCTGGGATCGTTAGTGGATGATGCGCGGGTAGATGCCTTGCTGGGGTTTTTTGAGCGCCTCGGACAGCAAGCTTTCTTCATCGCCATCCGCCGCGGCCTGGCTTTCTCCCTCCCGCCGATCATGGTCGGTGCCCTGATCATTCTGTTGCGCCACTTTCCCTCGCTGGTTCTGCAACGCTTCTTCAGCCAGCTATTGGGCGAACAATGGTTTGCCACCCTGGATGACGTGGCCCAGGTGGCCTTCAGCATGGTCCCGCTGGCGATTCTGGCCGGCTATGCCAGTACCCGGACCGAGATGTTCAACGAGCAGCACCAAAGCCGCACGGCCATCCCCCCGCTGATTACCTCGGTCGTGATGATGGCCTGCCTGCTGATTGTGTCGGTGCCGGGCAGCACCGGCAGCTGGTCGGGGGTGCTGTCGGTGGAGCGCGGCTTGCTGGCGGCCATTGTCATCGCCGCCCTGGGCAGCCCGCTGTTTCTGAGTCTGGCGAGCATACCGCGTCTGCAACTGTCGCTCGGCTCGGCGGGCTTCGACCCCATGGTGCGCGATATCGTGGCCATGACCCCGGCGGCCATGTGCACCATCCTGCTGTTTTGCGGTCTGCGTGCCCTCCTGCTGGCCTGGGGATTCGACGATCTGCATGCCTACCAGACCCATCTGCTTGGGCTGATTTTTACCGGCCATCAGGACCCGCTGCACTTTGTGCTCAGCTACGTCTCCATCGGGCAGCTGCTGTGGTTTTTCGGCCTGCATGGCCCGAACATCCTGGCGCCGGTGACCAACACCCTGCTGATTCCGTCCTCGCTGGCCAATGTCCAGATCGCCGGCCACGGCGCCGGCTCGTATTACATCGTCACACGCGAGTTCATCGATGCCTTTGCCCGTCTGGGCGGCTCGGGCAGTACGCTGTGCCTGATTGCCGCCATCCAGCTCGGCTGCCAGGATCGCGGGATACGCCGATTTGCCCTGTTTGCCCTGATCCCGGCGGCCTTCAACATCAATGAACCGCTGTTGTTTGGCATCCCGCTGATTCTCAACCCGGTCTACCTGATTCCCTTCGTCTGCGCGCCGCTGCTGCAGATCTGCCTGGCTTACGCCGCCACGCAGCTCGGGCTGATCCCCTGCACCACCCAGTTGACTGTCTGGACTACCCCGCCGCTGCTGAATGTCTATGCCATGACTCACTCGCTGACCGCGGTCTGGGTGCAGGGCTTGTGTCTGCTGCTGGGGACGCTGATCTATCTGCCCTTTGTCAGGTTGTCGGATACCCTGCGTGCGCGGCGCAGTCGTTTGTTGCTGCGTGCGCTGGCCAGTGCGGCGGAAATGACCGACGCGGGCGGTACAGAGCGCAAGGTGTTGAGTTTGCCTGGTGAGCTTGGCCTGCTGGCCGAGGCGCTGGCTTTCGATTTGCAAAAAGCCCTGCAGCACCCGGGAGAATTATTTCTCGAGTACCAGCCGCAAATCATGGCCGACCGTCGCGAGGTATACGGGGTGGAAGCGCTGCTGCGCTGGGCGCATCCGGTTTACGGCCGCATTCCCCCGCCGCTGGTGATTGCGCTGGCGGAAGATATCGGCTGCCTGGATGAGCTGGGCATGTTTGTCTTGTCCAGTGCCTGTCAGCAACGGGCCGCCTGGAGCGGCCTGGTACCGGCACAGCTGAAAATGTCGGTCAATATCTCGCCCAGACAGCTGATCAACCGGGAGTTTGCCACTCAGGTATTGCAGACCCTGTCCGGTTACCGGCTGGACGCGCCCTTGCTGGAGCTGGAGATCACCGAAACCACGGCGCTGGAGCCGGATGACTTCTCGTTGAGCGCCCTGCAGGACGTGCGCCATTCAGGCGTGCGGATTGCACTGGATGATTTCGGCATGGGACATACGTCGCTGCGTTATCTGCGGGATTTGCCCATCGACACCATCAAGATCGATAAATCACTGACCCGCTGCATCGGCGAGGAAACCTCCAGCCAGATCGTGCGCAGCATCGTTGAACTCAGCCACAGCCTGGCCATGGCCACCATCGTCGAAGGGGTGGAGGATGAGACCCAGCTGGCGCAGTGCCTAGCACTGGGCTGCGACTGCTTCCAGGGCTATCTGTTCAGTCCGCCCCTGCCGGCTGAGCGCTGCCTGGACTATATCCGCGCCCTGCCCGGCGACAACGTCCCGGGTCTGCCTGCAAACGATTAG